From a region of the Tachysurus fulvidraco isolate hzauxx_2018 chromosome 5, HZAU_PFXX_2.0, whole genome shotgun sequence genome:
- the zdbf2 gene encoding DBF4-type zinc finger-containing protein 2, translating to MPLEEGPAPTAENADREQTNMADRSSSMEQPVAGPSNPSQRQGFCSYCQVVYNSVEQHIQSTRHREVVVRAARTNVSCGNLMERFLQDVLHNHPHGYNDTRPTHADLPCLSKVPVPREVLSEVYCRSEDDGLSVGTREEMLSSDEEFCQMVQAEPTTTCSMNQEHASTFVAKPLGVAIGKSEQAGFKTVKLKIEPPLPERYSPTQGFLHRTSSESGMDRQHASKGTTPAVTLQLKQPCSSQTPESPRFQHRKAHRKTNRHREDDDSSPGPTTSPVTKCITSKAQHGQSQLTRTAVLPLWKGPNKVKSFSEKSDEIREIIEEVIERYCYGRSPKSSQEEESVFHLSLQSNESKDSDEWDNTFQAALQKNTTEDKRLACLTQVHINLEDQGYKAQLDTALNTVLESENTDPGEAKRNEAEEIVPDLPHIPPSFVGKTWAQVRYEDDLKIDCLVREFRQGCFRCYFDSESLANFGKHHRKDKKRRNQEDKVADFECKDVFPLIEHHEDDSKHIPVFRKTRHRIYRMASRCQVVKVSHGTQTAPLNFPLVRRKTLPETATLLSICETQKDPSPERTPDMKTRMCALKLPASYCKIMSPLQPKTVVYVLSSPDGGQCSFKPTPVKRVGRKRKSSDEECTIKYKYKKTPLKYYDPLTNRILKNPPRGMPSTPTTKSLSHVRQLFRSLSPDINKELQGSVQGRSPRGSRKGQGESSMADLSASTSGSWLDSVGPSDPGSSVSSKKALFSKSSISSSSRFLLGQIRSSASHTGSSHSRPKRPSRTGSSLTVTGTKPTSDHAQAQVDQTKSRRRKQGQRGTDKPLTPAKKPSSPSYRTKRKSTKARAKSRNVLQRKVSTRVATGYRMSTRNRNSTSTSPRS from the exons ATGCCTCTGGAGGAGGGACCAGCACCCACTGCTGAAA atgcagATAGGGAGCAAACCAACATGGCCGACAG GTCAAGCAGCATGGAACAGCCGGTTGCTGGTCCCTCAAACCCTTCACAGCGACAGGGCTTCTGCAGCTACTGTCAGGTCGTGTATAACAGCGTAGAGCAG CACATCCAGAGCACCAGGCACAGAGAAGTGGTGGTACGAGCAGCAAGGACAAATGTATCCTGTGGAAACCTGATGGAGAGATTCCTCCAGGACGTGCTTCATAACCATCCTCATGGCTACAACGACACACG TCCCACCCATGCTGACTTACCTTGCCTCAGTAAGGTACCAGTTCCAAGAGAAGTATTATCAGAGGTATACTGTAGATCGGAGGATGACGGGCTTTCTGTTGGGACCAGAGAGGAAATGCTCAGCTCTGATGAAGAATTCTGTCAGATGGTGCAAGCTGAACCCACTACCACATGTAGTATGAATCAAGAACATGCAAGCACTTTTGTGGCTAAGCCATTGGGTGTTGCGATAGGAAAGAGTGAACAAGCTGGCTTTAAAACAGTAAAACTGAAAATTGAACCCCCACTACCTGAAAGGTATTCCCCCACACAGGGGTTCTTACATAGGACTAGTAGCGAGTCTGGTATGGACAGACAACACGCATCAAAAGGGACAACACCAGCAGTAACCTTACAACTCAAACAACCTTGTAGCTCTCAAACTCCAGAATCCCCAAGGTTTCAACACAGGAAGGCACACAGAAAAACGAATAGACATAGAGAAGACGATGATTCAAGTCCAGGCCCCACTACATCACCAGTCACAAAGTGCATTACCTCAAAAGCCCAGCATGGGCAATCACAGCTAACTAGGACTGCAGTGCTACCACTCTGGAAGGGGCCAAACAAGGTAAAGTCATTTAGTGAAAAGTCAGATGAAATACGGGAGATTATTGAAGAGGTCATTGAAAGATACTGCTATGGCCGCAGTCCTAAATCCAGCCAGGAGGAGGAAAGTGTTTTCCACCTTAGTTTGCAATCCAATGAGTCTAAAGACAGTGATGAATGGGACAACACCTTTCAGGCAGCtttgcaaaaaaacacaaccgaGGATAAACGTCTTGCATGCCTTACGCAGGTACATATAAACCTTGAAGACCAAGGGTACAAAGCCCAGCTGGACACCGCATTGAATACTGTGTTAGAAAGTGAGAATACGGATCCTGGGGAAGCTAAAAGGAATGAGGCTGAAGAGATCGTTCCAGATCTTCCACACATACCACCATCCTTTGTGGGAAAAACATGGGCACAAGTAAGGTATGAGGATGACTTAAAGATAGACTGCCTGGTGAGAGAGTTCCGACAGGGCTGCTTTCGTTGCTATTTTGACAGTGAATCACTGGCTAATTTTGGGAAGCACCACAGGAAAGATAAAAAGAGGAGGAATCAAGAGGACAAGGTGGCTGATTTTGAGTGTAAAGATGTGTTTCCTCTTATTGAGCATCATGAGGATGACTCAAAACACATACCTGTGTTTAGGAAGACTAGGCATCGAATATACAGAATGGCATCACGCTGTCAAGTGGTGAAGGTGAGCCATGGAACACAAACTGCACCCTTGAACTTTCCTCTAGTGCGGAGAAAAACATTACCTGAAACTGCTACTTTACTCAGTATATGTGAGACTCAAAAGGACCCAAGTCCTGAGAGGACACCAGACATGAAAACAAGAATGTGTGCACTCAAGCTCCCTGCGTCCTACTGTAAAATTATGAGCCCTCTGCAGCCGAAAACTGTGGTTTATGTTCTTTCTTCCCCAGATGGTGGGCAGTGTTCCTTTAAGCCCACTCCTGTTAAGAGAGTGGGTAGAAAGCGGAAATCAAGTGATGAAGAATGTACAATTAAATACAAGTACAAAAAGACCCCTCTCAAATATTATGACCCCCTGACCAATAGAATTCTTAAGAATCCACCTAGAGGGATGCCCTCAACCCCTACTACCAAATCGCTCTCCCACGTTAGACAGTTATTCCGTAGTCTCAGTCCAGACATCAACAAGGAACTCCAAGGTTCAGTACAGGGACGATCACCTCGAGGCTCTAGAAAGGGTCAGGGTGAGAGTAGCATGGCAGACCTTTCTGCATCTACCTCTGGCTCTTGGCTGGACAGTGTGGGCCCCTCTGATCCTGGCTCTTCTGTTTCCAGCAAGAAGGCCCTGTTCAGCAAATCCTCCATCTCTAGCAGCAGCCGTTTCCTCCTGGGGCAGATAAGGTCATCTGCTTCCCACACAGGCAGCTCCCATTCAAGACCAAAACGTCCTTCACGTACAGGCAGTTCTCTCACGGTTACAGGGACTAAGCCAACATCAGACCATGCACAGGCACAAGTGGACCAAACAAAAAGTAGACGTCGCAAACAGGGGCAGAGAGGTACAGATAAACCTCTGACTCCAGCCAAAAAACCATCCTCACCTTCTTACAGGACCAAGCGGAAGTCAACCAAAGCCAGGGCAAAGTCTAGGAATGTTCTCCAGCGGAAGGTCAGCACCCGTGTTGCTACCGGATATAGAATGTCAACCCGGAATAGAAATTCCACCAGCACTTCACCCAGATCATAA
- the eef1b2 gene encoding elongation factor 1-beta → MGFGDLKTSTGLKVLNDFLADKSYIEGFVPSQADVAVFDTLSGAPPADLCHALRWYNHIKSYQKEKASLPGVKKPLGQYGPAGVEDTTGGSAPVKEEEEDDDLDLFGSDEEEDEETKRIKEERLAAYNEKKSKKPALIAKSSILLDVKPWDDETDMTKLEECVRSITLDGLVWGQSKFVPVGYGIKKLQIACVVEDDKVGTDQLEELITAFEDFVQSMDVAAFNKI, encoded by the exons ATGGGCTTTGGTGATTTGAAAACATCCACAGGCCTTAAAGTCTTAAATGATTTTTTGGCAGACAAGAGCTATATCGAGGG cTTTGTACCATCCCAGGCTGACGTTGCTGTATTTGACACCCTGTCTGGTGCTCCACCTGCAGACCTGTGCCATGCCCTTCGGTGGTACAACCATATTAAGTCTTACCAGAAAGAGAAGGCCAG CCTCCCAGGAGTGAAGAAGCCTCTGGGTCAGTATGGTCCTGCCGGTGTCGAGGACACGACCGGTGGTTCTGCTCCTgtgaaagaggaggaagaggatgacGATCTTGATCTGTTTGGTTCTGATGAAGAGGAG GATGAGGAGACAAAGAGGATCAAGGAGGAGAGACTAGCAGCCTACAATGAAAAGAAGTCTAAAa AGCCAGCCCTTATCGCCAAGTCTTCCATCCTTCTGGACGTCAAGCCTTGGGATGATGAAACCGATATGACCAAACTTGAAGAGTGTGTTCGCAGCATCACGTTAGATGGCCTGGTTTGGGGCCAGT ctAAATTCGTGCCTGTTGGCTACGGCATTAAGAAACTGCAGATCGCATGTGTGGTGGAAGACGACAAAGTTGGAACCGATCAGTTGGAGGAGCTCATTACTGCTTTTGAAGACTTTGTGCAGTCCATGGACGTAGCTGCTTTcaacaaaatttaa
- the ndufs1 gene encoding NADH-ubiquinone oxidoreductase 75 kDa subunit, mitochondrial, translating to MLRLPAVGRALAGAAHSKGNLATSSNVRTSIRASSNMVEVFVDGKPVMVEPGTTVLQACEKVGVQIPRFCYHERLSVAGNCRMCLVEIERAPKPVAACAMPVMKGWNILTNSEKTRKAREGVMEFLLANHPLDCPICDQGGECDLQDQSMMFGSDRSRFTEGKRAVEDKNLGPLIKTIMTRCIQCTRCVRFASEIAGVEDLGTTGRGNSLQIGTYVEKMFMSELSGNVIDVCPVGALTSKPYAFTARPWETRKTESIDVLDAVCSNIVVSTRGGEVMRILPRLNEDVNEEWISDKTRFAYDGLKRQRLTQPMIKDASGQLVPTLWEDVLARVAGVLQGVQGSEVAAIAGGLVDAESLVALKDLLNKLDSETLCTEEIFPMAGAGTDLRSNYLLNSRISGIEECDQLLLIGTNPRYEAPLFNARIRKSWLHNELQVSVVGHQVDLSYSYNHLGDSAQVLQEIAAGTHPYCQVLAQAKRPVVVVGSSCLQRADGAAILSAVSTIAQNARVRSGVGEGWKVLNVLHRVASQVAALDLGYKPGVEAIRKNPPKVLFLLGADAGCITKADLPKDTFIIYQGHHGDVGALMADVILPGAAYTEKDGTYVNTEGRAQQTRVAVTPPGMARDDWKILRAISELAGVTLPYETLDEVRNRLAEVAPNLVRYDDVEEANYFKQANELAMAVNQSLLAEPLVPPQLSVKDFYMTDSISRASQTMAKCVKAVTEGAAAVEEPAIC from the exons ATGTTGCGTTTGCCAGCAGTTGGTCGGGCCTTGGCCGGGGCAGCCCACTCTAAAGGGAACCTTGCCACCTCTAGCAATg TAAGGACCTCAATCCGGGCTTCAAGTAACATGGTCGAGGTGTTTGTAGATGGCAAGCCTGTAATGGTGGAACCCGGAACGACTGTACTTCAG gcCTGTGAGAAAGTTGGAGTGCAGATACCTCGCTTCTGCTACCATGAACGTCTGTCTGTGGCAGGAAACTGTCGTATGTGTCTGGTGGAGATCGAGCGAGCACCAAAG CCGGTTGCTGCGTGTGCGATGCCTGTCATGAAAGGCTGGAACATACTGACAAACTCTGAAAAGACACGAAAGGCCAG agagGGAGTCATGGAGTTCCTGCTTGCCAATCACCCTCTTGACTGCCCAATCTGTGACCAAGGAGGAGAATGCGACCTGCAG GATCAGTCGATGATGTTTGGTTCGGACCGAAGTCGATTCACAGAGGGGAAGAGAGCAGTGGAGGACAAAAACCTCGGTCCTCTCATTAAAACGATCATGACACGCTGCATTCAGTGCACACGCTGTGTCCG CTTTGCTAGTGAGATCGCTGGTGTGGAGGATCTGGGCACCACAGGACGTGGCAATAGCCTGCAGATTGGCACTTACGTGGAGAAAATGTTCATGTCTGAGTTGTCCGGGAATGTGATCGATGTGTGTCCTGTTGGAGCGCTGACATCAAAACCTTACGCTTTCACGGCCCGACCCTGGGAGACAAG aaagacagaatCTATTGATGTGCTTGATGCGGTGTGTTCTAATATCGTGGTGAGTACAAGAGGCGGTGAGGTAATGAGGATCCTGCCTCGCCTTAATGAAGATGTCAATGAGGAGTGGATCTCGGACAAAACCCG GTTTGCGTACGATGGACTGAAGAGGCAGCGACTGACACAGCCCATGATCAAGGATGCCAGCGGTCAGCTGGTGCCCACATTATGGGAGGATGTTCTCGCACGTGTAGCTGGAGTG CTCCAGGGAGTCCAGGGCTCTGAGGTTGCAGCCATTGCTGGTGGGTTGGTAGATGCAGAGTCTCTGGTGGCCTTGAAGGACCTGCTGAACAAGTTAGACAGTGAAACCCTGTGCACAGAGGAGATCTTCCCCATGGCTGGTGCTGG AACCGATCTGCGCTCTAATTACCTGCTGAACTCCCGTATATCTGGCATTGAAGAGTGTGATCAGCTTCTTCTGATTGGAACAAACCCACGCTACGAGGCTCCTCTTTTCAACGCACGCATCCGCAAGag TTGGCTCCATAATGAGTTGCAAGTCTCTGTGGTGGGTCATCAGGTGGATCTTAGCTATTCTTACAATCACCTGGGTGATTCTGCTCAGGTACTGCAGGAGATAGCTGCTGGAACCCACCCTTACTGCCAG GTGCTGGCCCAGGCCAAGCGGCCAGTAGTGGTGGTTGGAAGCTCCTGTCTCCAGAGGGCAGATGGTGCTGCCATCTTGAGTGCTGTATCCACAATTGCTCAGAATGCTCGTGTTCGCAGTGGGGTTGGTGAGGGATGGAAGGTCCTGAATGTGCTGCACAG aGTGGCAAGTCAGGTAGCAGCACTGGATCTGGGCTATAAACCTGGCGTGGAGGCTATCAGGAAGAACCCCCCTAAAGTGTTATTCCTGCTGGGAGCTGATGCTGGCTGCATTACTAAAGCAGACCTGCCCAAAGACACCTTCATTATCTATCAGG GTCATCATGGTGATGTGGGCGCTCTCATGGCTGACGTCATCCTTCCTGGTGCAGCATACACAGAGAAGGACGGCACATACGTAAACACAGAGGGGCGTGCCCAGCAAACCAGGGTGGCAGTCACTCCACCTGGTATGGCTCGTGATGACTGGAAGATCCTTCGAGCCATCTCTGAG CTTGCTGGAGTCACGCTGCCCTATGAGACATTAGATGAGGTGAGGAACAGACTAGCAGAGGTGGCACCAAACCTGGTGCGTTATGATGATGTGGAGGAAGCAAACTACTTCAAACAGGCTAATGAGCTTGCTATG GCTGTGAATCAGTCCCTCCTTGCAGAGCCTCTTGTTCCACCTCAGCTTTCAGTGAAAGATTTCTACATGACAG ACTCCATTAGCAGAGCCTCCCAGACAATGGCCAAGTGTGTAAAAGCTGTGACAGAAGGAGCAGCAGCAGTAGAGGAGCCTGCTATCTGCTAA
- the ino80db gene encoding INO80 complex subunit D-B yields the protein MGVLPKKERKKKQDTLDSLALNITVPSLALKASNDLDHLLPTSPSLLTRLLPLDPYAFFKVDKVKKEGPNLGKKVTNRSINHKQRHKDHTVTPVISPHPIPVHSQRAVGPPQAYLASKSPLISISQHPKPKTGPICTTAPVQAGHQTLITTNPKPEMHAELALTQRVVPSTPSTCMGPAKELRAPAHHQAPCLMQLHRLIEQQRRKHEDPRPHFELDWFEDSGEDEDSQVEKVTLFEYQSPQEERAAGSGSRRERLAGLCGYLRQKHRQLLSAKVNEMLIGCVCFASTAGSSDSGLCVAQVNGKACTNHSLPFTRHCLQHILHNRSQQLFSSCTARFADGAQCSVPVFDITHQTPLCQEHAKKMDNFLRGDVSRRTYHHQQQLQQRRRLKKAKLPTLSKKQKKKGRRGAVRRPQKPIPPALPQGNLGIPSVLCLLTQAAGIRSPLTPDLSADELPDDITSDISDIPHDLELNQDDFDVLSRFPDDLQDFDLFEGKQNELLPTSEEAEELVRVLQDMGSYPESLACLSSIAELGPVEGSDCRGMEGGVMDLLGARLSAETLSSLELDPSLLPTTEDTFPSSPRSPPSSICHLRDNSRSQRRHLTHIDDPKDDLVDEDVSHGSWGVLALPLGDSTQLHNLITSDGLLMSTALSTPPTPMPTAPCRPTATLSALPESSLTIPVTSASSSSPRVDFLFPGQLKHSLSTLLSHCGIPADLQPHHSAPAPTMDQT from the exons ATGGGTGTCCTgccaaagaaagagagaaagaagaagcaaGACACTCTTGACTCTCTGGCCCTTAACATCACTGTGCCCTCTCTGGCTCTGAAAGCGTCTAACGATCTGGACCACTTACTGCCAACTTCACCCTCCTTACTTACTCGTCTGCTACCATTGGACCCCTATGCTTTCTTCAAGGTTgataaagtgaagaaagaagGCCCTAACTTGGGAAAGAAAGTCACAAATCGTTCAATTAATCATAAACAAAGACATAAAGATCACACCGTGACCCCAGTCATCTCCCCACATCCCATTCCTGTTCATTCTCAACGTGCTGTAGGACCTCCCCAAGCTTATTTAGCATCCAAATCCCCTCTTATATCCATCTCACAACATCCAAAACCTAAAACAGGGCCAATATGCACAACAGCTCCTGTTCAGGCTGGTCATCAAACCTTGATCACCACCAATCCCAAGCCAGAGATGCATGCAGAGCTTGCTCTTACCCAGAGAGTTGTACCTTCAACTCCAAGCACATGTATGGGCCCAGCAAAGGAGCTGAGAGCACCGGCGCATCATCAGGCTCCATGCTTGATGCAGCTTCACAGGCTGATAGAGCAGCAGAGAAGAAAGCATGAAGATCCAAGACCTCATTTTG AGCTGGACTGGTTCGAGGACAGCGGAGAGGACGAAGATAGTCAAGTGGAGAAAGTGACATTGTTTGAATATCAGAGCCCACAGGAAGAAAG GGCTGCTGGTTCTGGTTCCCGCAGGGAGCGGCTGGCGGGGCTTTGCGGCTATTTGAGACAGAAGCACAGACAGTTGC TGTCAGCGAAGGTAAATGAGATGCTAATCGGATGCGTCTGTTTTGCTAGTACTGCAGGCAGCTCAGACTCAGGACTGTGTGTGGCCCAGGTTAACGGCAAAGCCTGCACTAACCACTCCTTGCCTTTCACCAGACACTGCCTCCAAC ATATACTGCACAACAGGTCACAGCAGCTGTTCTCAAGCTGCACTGCACGTTTTGCAGATGGGGCACAGTGTTCTGTCCCAGTCTTCGACATCACACATCAGACACCACTCTGTCAAGAACACGCAAAGAAAATG GATAACTTCCTACGTGGAGACGTCAGCCGCAGAACGTACCATCACCAGCAGCAGCTGCAGCAACGGCGGCGGCTGAAGAAGGCCAAACTTCCGACGTTGAGcaaaaaacagaagaagaagggCAGAAGAGGAGCGGTACGGCGACCTCAGAAACCCATCCCCCCTGCACTGCCTCAGGGTAACCTCGGAATACCCTCGGTCCTGTGCCTACTGACACAAGCAGCTGGGATAAG GAGTCCTTTGACCCCTGATTTGAGTGCTGATGAGCTTCCGGATGACATCACTAGTGACATCAGTGACATTCCTCATGACCTGGAGCTGAATCAGGACGATTTCGATGTTCTGTCTCGATTCCCAGACGACCTGCAAGACTTTGATCTGTTTGAAG GGAAGCAAAATGAGCTCTTACCTACTTCAGAGGAAGCTGAGGAGCTGGTGCGGGTCCTACAGGACATGGGGTCCTACCCAGAATCCCTGGCATGCCTGAGCAGTATAGCTGAGCTGGGTCCAGTGGAGGGCTCGGACTGCCGCGGGATGGAGGGCGGTGTCATGGACCTGCTTGGTGCTCGTCTTTCAGCTGAGACCCTGTCCAGTCTGGAGCTGGACCCAAGCCTGCTTCCGACAACAGAGGACACCTTCCCCTCTTCCCCACGCTCCCCCCCTTCTTCTATATGTCACCTGAGAGACAATTCTCGTTCACAGAGGCGTCACTTAACACACATCGATGACCCCAAAGATGATCTGGTGGATGAGGACGTGTCGCACGGCTCCTGGGGTGTCCTCGCTCTGCCCCTCGGCGACTCGACGCAGCTCCACAATCTCATCACCTCAGATGGCCTGCTCATGTCCACAGCGTTGTCCACACCACCTACTCCCATGCCAACAGCCCCTTGCCGACCCACCGCCACGCTTTCTGCCCTACCTGAGAGCAGCCTGACCATCCCAGTCACTTCCGCTTCCTCTTCTTCACCCAGGGTGGACTTCCTGTTTCCAGGGCAGCtcaaacactcactctctactCTGTTAAGCCACTGCGGAATTCCTGCTGACTTGCAGCCTCACCACAGCGCTCCAGCACCCACTATGGACCAGACCTGA